A single Pararhizobium sp. A13 DNA region contains:
- a CDS encoding DUF1127 domain-containing protein, with protein sequence MNVARSFNNWRKFRQTVTELDRMSSRELQDLGIDRADIRRVARASVAR encoded by the coding sequence ATGAACGTAGCACGCTCTTTCAACAACTGGCGCAAGTTCCGTCAGACCGTTACCGAACTTGACCGCATGTCCAGCCGTGAACTGCAGGACCTCGGTATCGACCGGGCCGACATCCGCCGCGTTGCCCGCGCATCGGTTGCTCGCTAA
- a CDS encoding 3'-5' exonuclease, which yields MTAQFDMFSNGAGEVSPNSSRNAQTKRHPPTAMSEASMVQHLMETGRYRILKKLEPRAIVPSMRPEYPLRGVILDTETTGLNHRKDEIIEIGVIAFTFDECGMLGDVTGIYGGLQQPTGSIPAEVTKLTGITDEMVAGQVIDTVTLRSLIEPADLIIAHNAGFDRPFCEAFSSVFKGKAWACSNAEIDWSSRGFEGTKLGYLIGQAGYFHDGHRAVDDCFALMEVLAQEKVGFGTAFAELYATSQRSRVRIFAENSPFDMKDHLKGRGYRWSDGSDGRPKSWWIEVDEEALEAELHYLRTEIYRYPDADPPTKRLTAFDRFRA from the coding sequence ATGACAGCACAGTTCGACATGTTTTCGAATGGAGCAGGCGAGGTCTCTCCAAACTCCAGTCGCAATGCACAAACGAAGCGACACCCGCCGACCGCGATGAGTGAAGCGAGTATGGTTCAGCACCTGATGGAAACTGGTCGCTACCGCATCCTGAAGAAGCTTGAGCCCCGTGCGATTGTGCCGTCTATGCGTCCGGAATACCCCCTCCGAGGTGTCATTCTCGACACCGAGACTACAGGCCTCAATCATCGTAAAGACGAGATCATTGAGATTGGCGTGATCGCGTTTACCTTCGATGAGTGTGGAATGCTCGGTGATGTTACAGGGATCTACGGCGGACTGCAGCAGCCGACGGGATCAATCCCCGCCGAAGTCACTAAACTTACTGGCATCACCGATGAGATGGTCGCTGGACAGGTGATCGACACTGTGACGCTGCGTTCGTTGATCGAACCTGCCGATCTCATTATTGCCCACAATGCCGGTTTCGACCGGCCTTTCTGTGAAGCGTTTTCTTCCGTGTTCAAAGGCAAGGCCTGGGCGTGCTCAAACGCCGAAATAGACTGGTCATCACGCGGGTTCGAGGGCACGAAGCTTGGCTATCTGATCGGGCAGGCGGGTTACTTTCATGATGGTCATCGCGCCGTCGATGACTGTTTTGCCCTGATGGAAGTTTTGGCGCAGGAGAAAGTCGGCTTTGGCACTGCATTCGCGGAGCTATACGCGACGAGTCAGCGCTCGCGGGTCCGTATCTTCGCCGAAAACAGCCCCTTCGATATGAAGGACCACCTGAAGGGGCGGGGCTATCGCTGGTCGGATGGAAGCGACGGGCGACCGAAATCCTGGTGGATCGAAGTTGATGAAGAAGCGCTGGAAGCAGAGCTTCACTATCTCAGGACCGAGATCTATCGCTACCCGGATGCCGATCCGCCAACCAAGCGTCTGACGGCATTCGATCGCTTCAGAGCTTAA
- a CDS encoding FCD domain-containing protein — protein sequence MPDAKLFELNSGMLEAIIECCQNSFFIDALKRLDRLRRLIAYRQMLDRKSARGRYLEHIQLLDLILAGRNSDASLFMARHLGELSNLKTVARERRG from the coding sequence GTGCCCGACGCAAAACTGTTTGAGCTCAACAGCGGCATGCTCGAAGCCATCATCGAGTGCTGCCAGAACAGCTTTTTCATCGATGCACTGAAGCGACTAGACAGGCTGCGGCGCCTGATCGCCTACAGGCAGATGCTGGACAGAAAAAGCGCGCGGGGCCGCTACTTAGAGCACATTCAATTGCTGGATCTTATCCTGGCGGGCAGGAACAGTGATGCTTCGCTATTTATGGCTCGGCATCTTGGAGAGCTAAGCAATCTTAAGACCGTCGCTCGCGAGCGCCGGGGCTAA
- a CDS encoding patatin-like phospholipase family protein has protein sequence MPQANIGPTETQLADSVAGFGWDGNLLEPGIALAMSGGGFRAMLFHAGALMRLNELGLLSKIKRISSVSGGSIAAGHLATAWAGLGRPDANGAFGNFKALYVAPILTFSRHNLDVKTTLIGLLPGFSAAALLAKSYEKYLFGTRTLQDIPDSPRFVFCATNLQSGVLFRFSKPYAGDYVIGRLDKPKIRLSQAVAASSAFPPVLSPLELRLPEGSFTQWPTRSGVSSLSRDELAALRRRVVLTDGGVYDNHGLEPVVKRYMTILVSDGGAPFGRSAQIGFDWVRQLRRILEVTDNQVRALRRRNLIDRLSAGKTAFDNGTLSANETRAHERFGAFWGIDTDAARFTPPDALPCDGPLTDRLARTSTRLTDLGETTSKQLINWGYAICDRSIRTHYRGADPLDKVRPAWPYAEANL, from the coding sequence ATGCCGCAGGCAAATATTGGACCAACGGAAACGCAACTTGCTGATTCGGTGGCTGGATTTGGCTGGGATGGCAATCTGCTCGAACCAGGCATTGCACTGGCGATGTCGGGCGGCGGCTTCCGCGCTATGCTTTTTCACGCCGGCGCATTAATGCGGCTGAACGAGCTTGGCCTGCTATCGAAAATCAAACGGATCTCCAGTGTGTCCGGCGGCTCCATTGCGGCTGGACATCTCGCCACGGCTTGGGCCGGGTTAGGGCGACCCGACGCAAATGGAGCATTCGGGAACTTCAAGGCGCTATATGTTGCACCGATCCTTACCTTCTCGCGACACAATCTCGACGTGAAGACAACACTTATAGGCCTTCTGCCTGGCTTCTCTGCCGCAGCCCTGTTGGCGAAAAGCTATGAGAAGTACCTGTTCGGCACACGGACGCTGCAGGACATACCGGACAGTCCGCGATTTGTATTTTGTGCAACCAATCTCCAGAGCGGCGTTCTATTTCGGTTCTCCAAACCCTACGCGGGAGACTATGTGATTGGTCGGCTCGATAAGCCTAAGATCAGACTGTCGCAAGCGGTCGCGGCTTCCTCGGCTTTTCCGCCGGTGCTCTCGCCGTTGGAACTGAGATTGCCGGAAGGCAGCTTCACCCAATGGCCGACTCGATCTGGCGTCTCGTCGCTGTCGCGAGATGAACTTGCCGCATTGCGCAGGCGGGTCGTGCTGACCGACGGTGGCGTGTACGATAACCACGGACTGGAACCGGTGGTTAAGCGCTACATGACGATACTGGTGAGCGATGGGGGTGCGCCGTTCGGGCGAAGTGCCCAGATCGGCTTTGATTGGGTGCGGCAGCTCAGGCGCATTCTTGAGGTAACAGACAACCAAGTCCGAGCCTTGCGACGGCGCAATCTCATCGACAGGTTGTCGGCCGGCAAAACCGCCTTCGACAACGGCACACTCAGCGCCAATGAGACGCGCGCGCATGAAAGGTTTGGCGCCTTTTGGGGAATTGATACCGATGCCGCTCGGTTCACGCCGCCTGATGCGTTGCCCTGTGATGGTCCGCTCACCGATCGCCTCGCACGGACATCCACGCGCCTCACCGACCTCGGCGAAACTACGTCTAAACAGCTCATCAATTGGGGATATGCGATTTGCGACCGCAGCATCCGAACTCACTACCGCGGAGCGGATCCGTTAGACAAAGTCCGCCCAGCATGGCCGTACGCGGAAGCAAATTTGTGA
- the minC gene encoding septum site-determining protein MinC: MNDVLTQSRPIRLKGRSFLALSLTPELPFEDWLVQLDELAARSAGFFLRRPIVLDVQGLEIDRAQLRDLVSQLGMRNVRIMGIEGARSSWLGPDLPPAMSDGRPASDVELQTTEEAEKAVPAESIVASGPPSAKAIPSIVVSQPVRSGQSLLYPEGDVTIVGSVASGAELVAGGSIHVYGALRGRAMAGTMGNSSARIFCRKLEAELIAIDGFYQTAEDMDPRLRGKAVQIWLEGETIKAEALS, translated from the coding sequence TTGAATGATGTGTTAACTCAATCTCGGCCAATTCGTCTCAAGGGACGATCGTTCCTTGCGCTCTCATTGACTCCCGAACTGCCGTTCGAAGACTGGCTGGTCCAGCTCGACGAGCTTGCTGCCCGTTCCGCCGGGTTTTTCCTTCGGCGGCCAATTGTGCTGGACGTTCAAGGACTTGAGATCGATCGTGCGCAACTGCGCGATCTCGTTAGTCAGTTGGGCATGCGGAACGTCAGAATTATGGGGATCGAAGGTGCTCGCTCTTCATGGCTTGGCCCGGACCTGCCACCCGCGATGAGCGATGGTCGTCCTGCTTCAGACGTCGAATTGCAGACCACTGAGGAAGCGGAAAAAGCAGTTCCCGCCGAGAGCATTGTTGCCTCTGGCCCGCCCTCGGCAAAGGCAATCCCGTCGATCGTCGTGAGCCAGCCTGTTCGTTCAGGGCAATCGCTCCTCTACCCCGAGGGAGACGTAACCATCGTCGGTTCGGTCGCATCCGGTGCGGAATTGGTCGCCGGCGGATCGATTCATGTCTACGGGGCGCTCCGAGGACGGGCAATGGCTGGTACCATGGGGAACTCCTCGGCACGCATCTTCTGCCGCAAGCTAGAGGCAGAGCTGATCGCGATCGACGGATTCTATCAGACTGCCGAGGACATGGATCCACGACTCCGTGGGAAAGCGGTCCAGATTTGGCTCGAAGGCGAAACGATCAAAGCTGAAGCGCTCAGCTAA
- the minD gene encoding septum site-determining protein MinD, which yields MGKVIVVTSGKGGVGKTTSTAALGAALAQNGEKVVVVDFDVGLRNLDLVMGAERRVVYDLVNVIQGEAKLTQALIRDKRVETLYLLPASQTRDKDNLTPEGVEKVIAALKSAFDWVICDSPAGIERGATLAMRHADVAIVVTNPEVSSVRDSDRIIGLLDSKTLKAENGEQMEKHLLLTRYDSSRAERGDMLKVDDVLEILSIPLLGIIPESMDVLRASNVGAPVTLADGRSAPAMAYFDAARRLKGESLPVTIPGERRGLFGKIFGRKAA from the coding sequence ATGGGCAAGGTAATCGTGGTTACGTCGGGCAAGGGCGGCGTCGGAAAGACGACATCTACCGCAGCATTGGGCGCCGCCCTCGCACAAAACGGCGAGAAAGTGGTGGTCGTGGACTTTGACGTCGGCCTGCGCAATCTCGACCTCGTGATGGGTGCGGAAAGACGCGTGGTCTATGATCTCGTCAATGTCATTCAGGGCGAAGCCAAGCTGACGCAAGCACTGATCCGCGACAAGCGAGTGGAAACACTCTACCTGCTCCCGGCCTCGCAAACCCGCGACAAGGATAATCTCACACCGGAAGGCGTCGAGAAGGTTATTGCCGCACTCAAGAGTGCTTTTGATTGGGTCATTTGTGACAGTCCTGCGGGCATCGAGCGCGGGGCGACGCTCGCCATGCGCCATGCCGACGTAGCCATCGTCGTTACCAATCCGGAAGTTTCCTCGGTGCGCGATTCCGACCGCATCATTGGTCTGCTCGATTCCAAGACCCTGAAAGCCGAGAATGGCGAACAGATGGAGAAGCACCTCCTTCTCACCCGCTACGACTCTTCTCGCGCTGAGCGCGGCGACATGCTCAAGGTTGATGATGTTCTCGAGATTCTGTCGATCCCGCTTCTTGGCATCATTCCGGAAAGCATGGATGTCTTGCGTGCGTCCAACGTGGGCGCTCCTGTTACCCTGGCGGATGGTCGCAGCGCTCCCGCAATGGCCTATTTTGACGCTGCACGCCGGCTCAAAGGCGAAAGCCTGCCTGTCACCATTCCTGGTGAAAGGCGGGGTTTGTTCGGCAAGATCTTCGGAAGGAAAGCGGCATGA
- the minE gene encoding cell division topological specificity factor MinE, producing the protein MNLFRLFSRSQSAPAARERLQVLLAHERASAGDSDLVIKLRDEILRAISKHMQIDSEKVGVKLERGIQVSTLVVDVEIPFDAARKAA; encoded by the coding sequence ATGAATCTTTTCCGTTTGTTTTCCCGATCGCAGTCCGCACCAGCTGCTCGCGAGCGGCTGCAGGTACTGCTGGCCCACGAGCGTGCCTCGGCCGGCGATTCGGACCTTGTCATCAAGTTGCGCGACGAGATCCTTCGCGCTATCTCCAAGCACATGCAGATCGATAGCGAAAAGGTCGGTGTAAAGTTGGAGCGCGGCATCCAGGTCTCAACGCTCGTTGTCGATGTTGAAATTCCCTTCGATGCAGCGAGGAAGGCGGCTTAA
- a CDS encoding type II toxin-antitoxin system RelB/DinJ family antitoxin yields the protein MSIATRIDAAVKERATAVLENMGLTVSDVVRILLTRTANGGALPLELVSNSDVHDAWFRAKALEDTRPDVEDVDAKTHFRERRAAALRKADDR from the coding sequence TTGAGCATCGCCACGCGGATCGATGCCGCCGTCAAGGAGCGCGCAACGGCAGTTCTCGAGAATATGGGGCTGACGGTCTCGGATGTCGTTCGCATCTTGTTGACCCGGACCGCGAATGGAGGCGCTCTGCCGTTAGAGCTCGTTAGCAACAGCGACGTCCACGATGCCTGGTTCCGTGCCAAGGCGCTTGAGGACACGCGCCCTGATGTTGAGGATGTCGACGCCAAGACCCACTTCCGTGAACGCCGAGCGGCAGCACTGCGCAAGGCCGATGACCGATGA
- a CDS encoding DUF3604 domain-containing protein, with amino-acid sequence MKRTSAKLIIAGFVSLGSALPAAAQETTDIGTLDSAKAGKAFSSKPVYSPYAGRNFPTRPLFGDTHLHTGASFDAGAFGARLTPRDAYRFARGEEITASSGQPAKLSRPLDFLVVTDHSDNMGMFPDLFAGKPDVIADPQAKTWYDMIKSGQGATAALEIIFGFGKGTLPKSMIYGPDTRPYKNAWQDTIKAAEEYNDPGRFTAFIGYEWTSNTAGNNLHRNVVFRDSAQKADQVVPYTTLKPLGSDNPRDLWKWMQAYEDKTGGNVLAIAHNGNLSNGRMFPLIESFTGKPVDKEYVEQRSRWERLYETTQTKGDGEAHPVLSPNDEFADFETWDFGNLDASVPKTPDMLEFEYTRSALKNGLKLEAELGTNPYKFGLVGSSDAHTGLAAMEEENFFGKTTPQEPSPERLTATFVKDAKTGITVMDWEVGASGYAAVWATENTRESIWDAMQRKETYATTGPRMAVRFFGGWDFELADAETRNPGAIGYGKGVPMGGDLTAAPEGKAPSFLVAALRDPIGANLDRYQIVKGWLDDKGETHEQVYDVAWGGDRKPGADGKVPSVGSTVDIENATWTNTIGAPELIAVWKDPLFDPKQKAFYYGRVIEIPTPRWTAYDAKRYGTKPLEGTRMTVTERAYTSPIWYTP; translated from the coding sequence ATGAAAAGGACATCCGCGAAGTTGATTATTGCGGGGTTCGTAAGCCTGGGCTCTGCCTTGCCGGCTGCGGCTCAGGAGACCACCGATATCGGCACTCTGGACAGTGCGAAGGCCGGAAAGGCATTTTCCAGCAAACCTGTCTACTCGCCCTATGCGGGGCGCAATTTTCCGACCCGGCCGCTGTTTGGCGACACGCATCTCCACACCGGAGCCTCGTTCGACGCCGGCGCTTTCGGAGCACGGCTGACGCCTCGCGACGCCTACCGCTTCGCCCGCGGCGAGGAGATCACGGCGTCGAGCGGCCAGCCTGCCAAGCTGTCACGGCCGCTCGACTTCCTGGTGGTGACCGATCACTCCGACAACATGGGCATGTTCCCGGACCTCTTTGCCGGCAAACCGGACGTCATTGCCGACCCTCAGGCCAAGACCTGGTACGACATGATCAAGTCGGGTCAGGGCGCCACGGCAGCGCTCGAAATCATCTTTGGCTTCGGCAAGGGAACGCTGCCCAAGAGTATGATCTACGGGCCGGACACGCGTCCCTACAAAAACGCGTGGCAGGACACGATAAAGGCCGCCGAGGAATATAACGATCCGGGGCGGTTCACGGCCTTCATCGGCTACGAGTGGACCTCGAACACCGCAGGCAACAATCTGCATCGCAACGTCGTCTTCCGCGACAGTGCCCAAAAGGCCGACCAGGTCGTGCCCTATACGACGCTTAAGCCCTTGGGCAGCGACAACCCGCGCGACCTATGGAAGTGGATGCAGGCCTATGAGGACAAGACCGGCGGCAACGTGCTGGCAATTGCGCACAACGGCAACCTGTCCAACGGCCGCATGTTCCCGCTGATCGAATCCTTCACCGGCAAGCCGGTAGACAAGGAATATGTCGAGCAGCGCTCCCGGTGGGAGCGCCTCTACGAGACAACCCAGACGAAGGGCGACGGCGAGGCACACCCGGTCCTGTCGCCCAATGACGAGTTCGCGGATTTCGAGACCTGGGATTTCGGTAATCTCGATGCCAGCGTGCCGAAGACGCCTGACATGCTCGAGTTCGAGTATACACGGTCCGCGCTGAAGAACGGCCTCAAGCTCGAAGCTGAACTCGGCACGAACCCCTACAAGTTCGGGCTGGTCGGCAGCTCCGACGCCCATACTGGCCTTGCGGCCATGGAAGAGGAAAACTTCTTTGGAAAGACCACGCCGCAGGAGCCAAGCCCGGAACGCCTGACGGCAACTTTTGTCAAGGACGCCAAGACCGGCATCACCGTGATGGACTGGGAGGTCGGCGCGTCGGGCTACGCCGCCGTGTGGGCCACGGAGAACACCCGCGAGTCGATCTGGGACGCGATGCAGCGCAAGGAGACCTATGCAACCACCGGGCCGCGCATGGCCGTGCGCTTCTTCGGCGGCTGGGATTTCGAGCTGGCCGATGCCGAGACCCGCAATCCCGGCGCGATCGGCTACGGCAAGGGCGTTCCCATGGGCGGTGACCTGACGGCAGCGCCGGAAGGCAAGGCGCCGTCGTTCCTCGTCGCCGCGCTGCGAGACCCGATCGGGGCCAATCTCGACCGCTACCAGATCGTCAAGGGCTGGCTCGACGACAAGGGCGAGACGCATGAGCAGGTGTACGACGTCGCCTGGGGCGGGGACCGCAAACCGGGCGCCGACGGCAAGGTGCCATCGGTCGGCAGCACCGTCGACATCGAGAACGCGACCTGGACCAACACCATCGGTGCGCCGGAACTGATCGCGGTGTGGAAAGACCCCCTGTTCGATCCGAAGCAGAAGGCCTTCTACTACGGACGCGTCATCGAGATACCGACGCCGCGGTGGACCGCCTATGATGCCAAACGGTACGGAACAAAGCCGCTCGAGGGTACGCGGATGACCGTCACCGAACGCGCCTATACCTCGCCGATCTGGTACACGCCGTGA